The Anguilla rostrata isolate EN2019 chromosome 2, ASM1855537v3, whole genome shotgun sequence genome contains the following window.
GGAGAAGCTGGAAAAAAAGTTTGAGAAATGAAGATGGGAGAGAATGTGACCAAGGTTATGGGTGTCGTGATCGTTTTCCCTCCGAGCAGTCATCACAGGAAGTAATCAGCCACTGGCTTTTTGGAGGGGATTCCTCTGGTTTCTTGTGGGGCTGCTTCAAATATGATGAACTCTTTCTGCAGGTGTTCATCCAGCTCCAATATTGCTGCCACATTTCCACACCTGAGAAAGAGGTTAAGTTATTAAAACATAcgcagaggaaaaaaagcaacaagTACAAATAAAAGGTTGAAGCAGCACAGAGTGGGCAGTAGTACCTATAGCAGTAGTTTGGTGCTGACCACACAGTCAGTACAGTTTCATTGAAATGCCACTTGTAGCCTTCCATGACAAGCTGATGGGCTCTACAGATCATGTCAATGTCATTAGCTGCATTGAATTGGGCCACAACGTCACTGCCAAATAGGTACCCTGCACCCCTGGGACTCACACCCCATCCTGTTgtgtctgaaagagagagagagaaaggtacAGGCTGACACAAATGAAAAGAAGCTGCATCAGCCATAGAAGGACAAAGATCGGCACACGCAAACAATTAAACGTGTTTTTGCTACACAGGAGTTGGGACTCACCCTCTGGATCAGACCACAGTAGATCACACATGGGGCCGTCATGTGGAACCTCCTGCTTCCTGTCGATAGTTCTGATCTGGTCCAGAGTTTGGATTGAGGGAGATAGTCCGCCATGCACACAGAATATCTGTGGAAAAAGGATCTCATTTTCACCATAAACTAtaatgatgggggggggggcagagtgtatgtgtgtgtgtgtgtgagagaaaatgaagaaagagCCAGAGACACAAACCTTCCCATCAATGATAGCTGAGAGGGACAGGTAATCAAAGATCTCGGTGCAGTATctccacacagtcacagagccaTACTTCCTCAGGCACTCATCATAAAAGCCGTAAACCTGTGTGATTTGCCGAGACTCATGGTTCCCTCTGATCAGTGTGATTCTGTCAGGATAACGCACCTGCAAATTGAAAGAGATATtttatgacaaaaaacaaacctgaaGGTGCCTGTTATGTTATGGCACTTCGAGTATACTAGCCCCTGACAGCCTGTACTCATGGAGCAACAAACTAGAGTATCAAAAAGTTTGTTCACATTTAAGGGAGTTTGCGATTAGTCACCCGCAGTAGATGGTGGCGTCATCTTTCtgaaagttgaattaacacatgGTTCGGAGGAAAGTACTAGTCCAAGATCAGCTTTTACACAGAAGTCACAAGGCCAAAAACAATAAGGagaagcaaatacattttcaactaTTCTCTTCTGGATGTGTTGTActgaaatgtacaatatatacCCAGT
Protein-coding sequences here:
- the ppp4cb gene encoding serine/threonine-protein phosphatase 4 catalytic subunit B, translated to MGDISDLDRQIDQLRRCELIKENEVKALCAKAREILVEESNVQRVDSPVTVCGDIHGQFYDLKELFRVGGDVPETNYLFMGDFVDRGFYSVETFLLLLALKVRYPDRITLIRGNHESRQITQVYGFYDECLRKYGSVTVWRYCTEIFDYLSLSAIIDGKIFCVHGGLSPSIQTLDQIRTIDRKQEVPHDGPMCDLLWSDPEDTTGWGVSPRGAGYLFGSDVVAQFNAANDIDMICRAHQLVMEGYKWHFNETVLTVWSAPNYCYRCGNVAAILELDEHLQKEFIIFEAAPQETRGIPSKKPVADYFL